A segment of the Flavobacterium azooxidireducens genome:
ATCCCAGAAAAAACTAAATCGGAATATTTCTAATAAAAAGAAAATAATGTGATGTGTTAAAACCGAAATCAGCAGAAATGAAAACCGTTCCGGCGTAAGTCTTTCGTTGATTTTTACGGTTTGATATTCATAACTCAATCCAAAAGAAAATTTAAAAAACGAAGGTCGTAAGTAGGCTAATGTTAAGCAAGATGCTGCATGAACGCCACCGGAGTTGTTAAACATATCCATCGTAATTCCTAATAAAAAACTGGCTAACAAAAGTCCGTTTTTATTGCTGTTAACTGGGTAAAGTAAAATAAAAAGAATGTAAGGATAAGGATTCACATAACCCAAAAAATTGATCTTACTGAAGATAGCTACCTGAGCCAAAATCAGCAAAACAAAACGAATAATATTGATGATTACCGTACTATTCATTTTGGTTTTGATTTTCTAATTCTAAAATTTCTTTACGGTCTATATTTTCAATAATATAAACATGACCTAAACTTGTCATGTCGTTAAACAATTTCACATCGATGGTGAAATAGTTGGTTTTATCGTCTGTGTAAATTTTATGAATCGTTCCAATGTTCACATTTTCAGGAAAAATAATCGATTGAGCTCCTGTTACAATTGTATCTCCTTTTTTAACAGAAGCCAATCTTGGAACATCAATTAATTGAACATAACCTGTGTTTTTTCCATTCCAAGTTAATGTTCCAAAATGACTCGTTTTTTTGATTTTGGCATTGATTTGTGATCTTACATTCAAAATGCTGATAACGGTAGCATAATTTTTTGAAGTGTTTTCTACAATTCCAATAATTCCTTTGCTGTTTACAACGCCCATGTCTGATTTAACGCCTTTAGCAGTTCCCGAATTGATGGTTAGGAAATTTTCATGAACGTTATAGGAGTTATTGATGATTTTTGACTGAATCACTTTATAGTTTCCAAAACTGCTCAGTAATTCTTTGTCTATGATTTTGGTTGTATCTTTTCTGTTGTAAAGTAAGCTTTTTAAACGAGCATTTTCGTTGGCTAAACCTTCGTTTTCTGTTTTTAAATTCAAATATTCGTTCACTGAATTGATGCGTTCATAAACACCTCCGGTAACAAAATTAGCCGAATTAATTACTTTACTTCGATGATACGAATGTGATTGAATTGTGAGTAATAACGAAATGACCAAAAGCAGCAAAAACAGTAGCCTTGTACTGTTTTTTATGATAAAAATAAATATCTGCTGCATGTTTCAGTGATTCAGATTGGTAATTCCGTTAGCGTAAATATCAGTAAAACTGATTATTTGATTAAAATACTTCTGAACTTGTTGATGTTTTTTAATGCAATTCCGGTACCACGAACAACGGCTCTCAACGGATCTTCGGCAATGTAAACCGGTAAATCTGTTTTAAGCGAAATTCGTTTGTCTAATCCGCGTAACATTGAACCACCACCAGCAAGATAAATTCCGGTGTTGTAAATATCAGCGGCTAATTCCGGTGGAGTTTGCGATAAAGTTTCCATCACAGCATCTTCAATTCGTTGGATTGACTTGTCTAATGCTTTGGCAATTTCACGATAAGAAACATCAACTTGTTTTGGTTTTCCGGTCAATAAGTCACGACCTTGAACCGACATTTCATCCGGTGGCGTGTCTAACTCTTCAATAGCGGCACCAATTTCAATTTTTATTTTTTCTGCAGTACTTTCTCCCACAAACAAGTTGTGTTGCGTACGCATGTAGTAAACAATATCATTCGTGAAAACATCACCGGCAATTTTAACCGATTTGTCACACACAATTCCGCCTAAAGCGATAACGGCAATTTCAGTTGTTCCGCCACCGATATCAACAATCATATTTCCTTTTGGTTGCATAATGTCAACACCGATACCGATAGCTGCGGCCATTGGTTCGTGAATCAAATAAACTTCTTTTCCGTTTACGCGTTCACAGGATTCTTTTACAGCACGCATTTCTACTTCAGTTATTCCGGATGGAATACAAACCACCATACGTAGAGCAGGAGTGAACAAACGTTTTTTTAGTGCCGGAATACTTTTGATAAACATACTGATCATTTTTTCAGATGCATCAAAATCGGCAATTACACCATCTTTTAGTGGCCTAATTGTTTTAATGTTTTCATGCGTTTTACCTTGCATTAAGTTGGCTTCTTTTCCAACGGCGATAATTTTTCCCGATATTCTGTCACGAGCTACAATCGACGGAGAGTCAATTACTACTTTATCATTATGAATAATTAAGGTATTTGCGGTACCAAGGTCAATGGCGATGTCCTCGGTCATGAAATCAAAAAATCCCATACGTTTGTTTAGGGTTAATTAGGTTTATAAAATTGTAACGTACAAAGGTAAAAAAATTAATGTTTAAAATGACGTGTTCCTGTAAATACCATTGCAATTTTATTTTCGTTGCAATAGTTGATACTCAACTCATCTTTAATTGATCCACCAGGTTGAATAACAGCGGTTATTCCAGCATGATGAGCAATTTCTACACAATCCGGAAACGGAAAAAATGCATCACTTGCCATCACTGCACCATTTAAATCAAAACCAAAAGTATTTGCTTTTTCGATTGCTTGTTTTAAAGCATCTACACGTGAAGTTTGTCCCGTTCCGGAAGCAATTAATTGTCCGTTTTTGGCAAATACAATTGTATTCGACTTCGTGTTTTTGCAGATTTTTGAGGCGAAAAGTAAATCTTCAATTTCTTGATTAGTAGGTGTTGTAAGGGTAACGGTTTTTAAACCTTCTTTATTGTCTGTAATGTTGTTTTTATCTTGGATTAATAATCCGTTTAAACAAGTTCTGATTTGTTTAGTTGGTAATTCAACTTCGTGCTGAATTAAAATAATACGGTTTTTCTTTTCCTGTAAGATAACAACTGCTTCATCATCATAACTTGTTGCTATAACAACTTCACAAAATAATTGATTGATTTCTAAAGCAGTTTCTTTGTCAATTTTTCCATTTGCAATTAAAACACCACCAAAAGCAGAAGTTGGATCACCTGCCAAAGCATCTAAATACGCTTGTTTCATCGAACTTCTTGTTGCAATTCCGCACGCGTTATTGTGTTTTAAAATTGCAAAAGTGGGATCATTTTCTTTAAATTCCAAAATCAAATTCACAGCCGCATCAACATCTAATAAATTGTTATAAGACAATTCTTTTCCGTGCAATTTGGTGAACATTTTATCAAAATCACCAAAGAAAAATCCTTTTTGATGTGGATTTTCGCCATAGCGAAGCACTTGACCATTTTCGATACTTTCTTTATAAACCGTTTCGTCGGTATTAAAATAATTAAAAATAGCCGAATCATAATGCGAAGAAACGTGAAAAGCTTTTGTAGCCAAATGACGTCTTTGTTCTAAAGTAGTTGAACCATTTTGGGATGAAATCAAATCCAATAAATAATTGTATTCATTCACAGAAGCAACAATAACAGTGTCTTTGAAATTTTTTGCAGCAGCACGAATTAACGAAATTCCACCGATATCAATTTTTTCGATGATTTCTGATTCTGATGCTCCTGAAGCGACTGTCTTTTCAAACGGGTACAAATCCACAATCACCAAATCAATTTGCGGAATTTCGAAGGCTTTCATTTCTTCCACATCGCTTGGGTTGTCTTGACGGTTTAAAATTCCGCCAAAGACTTTTGGGTGAAGCGTTTTTACTCTTCCTCCTAAAATAGATGGATAAGAAGTAACTTCTTCCACAGGAACGACCGGAATATCTAAATTTTTTATAAATTCTTCCGTTCCACCAGTCGAATAAATGGTTACATTTTGGCTGTGTAATTGCTTTACAATTGGCTCTAATCCGGTTTTGTCAAACACTGAAATTAAAGCAGATTGAATGGTTTTTGTAGTTGTCATTGTGTTGTTGTTTTTTGAAGGTGCAAAAGTACTATTTGTCTGTTTAACTTTCAAAGGAATGTGAGATTAGTTTTTTCTTTTTTTGATATTTTTTCTTGTTGAAAATCATGTGATTTTGGTTTGCAGTTGAGATAGGTCTAATGCAACAATGTATTCTGATAAAAGAAGTCAAAAAAGACGTGTTTTTTTGTAACAAAATAGCAACTTAAACTACCAATAACTATATTTACAATTAAGAAAAATTCTATGCTTCTTTATCTTCGTTTGCTCAAAGAAAGTTTCAATTTTGCAATGAATGCGTTGCGAAACAATAAATTGCGTACTTTTTTGTCGTTGCTTGGAGTAACAATTGGAATTTTTTCCATCATTGCTGTTTTGGCTGCGGTAGATTCTTTAGACCAAAAGATCAAAGGAGATTTAGGAGATTTGGATAAAAATACGGTTTACTTATTACGTTTTCCATTTGGGCCAAGTGAAGTGCCGAGTTGGAAAAGAGAACAATTTCCAAATGTAACCTATGAAGAATTTGAGTATTTAAAACGTTCCTTAAACGGTGTAGATAAAATTGCTTTCAACCTTTTTACTCGAAACGAAAACATCAAGTTTGAAGAAAGAACCGTAAGTTCTGTTCGTGTAACACCAACTACCAACGAATTTGATGGAATTGACGGAATAAAAATTGAGCAAGGAAGATTTTTTAACGAATCGGAATCTAATTCCGGAACCGGAGTAATTATTTTGGGTTACGAAGTTTCTAATGGTTTATTTGATAGTCCTGAACAAGCTCTTGGAAAGAAAGTTCGTATGTATGGTCAACGTTTCACTGTGATTGGAGTAACTCAAAAGCAAGGTTTTTCAACTTTTGGTGATAGTCGTGATAATGCAGTTTTTATTCCGATGAATTTTATTAGAAGATTATACGGCGAAAATAGCACTATGCTCACACCTGCCATTTTGATAAAGCCTGAAAAAGGTATCGATATGGAAGGTTTTAAAGGTGAAATCACTCAGAAACTCAGAAACTTTAGAGGCTTAAAATCATCTGAAATTGACAATTTCTTTATCAATGTGCTTTCCGGTTTTACAGATATGATTGATGAAATTATGGGACAAATGAATGTGGTGGGATGGATTATTTCCGGGTTTTCTCTCTTAGTTGGTGGTTTCGGAATTGCCAATATTATGTTTGTTTCCGTGAAAGAAAGAACCAATTTAATCGGAATTCAAAAATCATTAGGAGCTAAAAATAAATTTATTTTGTTTCAGTTCTTGTTTGAAGCTGTTATACTCTCTGTAATTGGTGGAATTATCGGTTTAGTTATGGTGTGGCTCATTGCAATGGTTTTATCAAAAGTATTGGATTTTGAATTCGTATTGAGCTTTGCTAACATGATGTTAGGTGCCGGATTAGCAGGAATTATTGGTTTGATAGCAGGAATTATTCCGGCGATTTCGGCTTCTAAATTAGATCCTGTGGAGGCGATTAGAAGTGGGATGTAATTAGCATACTTCATTCACCAATGCAAAAGTTGTGATGAATGTAGCATCTAATTAGTTTTTTACTCTCCCATCAAACTATATGAAAAAAAGGAATAATATTTTTCACTTTTCAGAATTTTCTTAACTTCTTCTAAAGTTTTATTTTTGATGTCGGTAGTGTATTCTTTTCCTAAATAACCAAGTTTATCATACGAAATTAATATAGGAATCAAATCTAAAAACACCTCAAAATTTTCTGAAATAAACTCTCTAATTTCAAAATCTTCATGGTCTAAAATGGCTATTTCTTCCGTTGACTTTATCAAAATTATTAAATCGCTCTCATGATGTCCAATTTTATAAAAGTCTTCATATTCCTCAATTTCAGTTAGCATTATATTTCCAATTATTGAAAATCTTTTATATTGTACATTTAATTTAAATAATTCGAACAATTCAACTTCTGTTTCATTGCACTGTTTCTTATATTCCAAAATATAATCACTAATAAATGCTTGAGCATAATTGATATCAAAACCATTTTGTAGAAAGTCATCTAGTTTTGGAGTTACTGAATTTATTTTAGCTATTTTTTGTTCTAAATGATTGTGTTGCATCAATATGATTTATGATAAAAATTTAAGATAAATTTACTAAAATTATTAACATAAAAAAAATCCCGATTGCTCGGGATTTCATCTTATCTAACATCTTCGTTTAAAATTAAATCTAAATAGAGATTCACTTTGTCTTTCAATTCTTTTCGGTGAGTAATAAAATCTAAGAATCCGTGTTCTAACAAGAATTCAGAAGTTTGAAAACCTTCCGGTAAATCTTTTCCGGTGGTGTCTTTTACAACTCTTGGCCCGGCAAAACCGATTAAAGCTCCAGGTTCACCGATATTAATATCGCCTAACATCGCATAAGATGCTGTTGTTCCTCCCGTAGTTGGGTCGGTACATAATGAAATGTAGGGAATTTTTGCTTCGGCTAATTGAGCTAATTTGGCTGAGGTTTTGGCTAACTGCATTAACGAAAAAGCAGCTTCCATCATTCTGGCTCCACCTGATTTTGAAATCATAACAAAAGGCACATTGTTTTTGATGGAATAATCAATACCTCTTGCAATTTTTTCACCTACGACAGCTCCCATAGAACCGCCGATAAATGCGAAATCCATACAACAAACTACCAAATCTTTTCCTTTTGATTTTCCTACGGCTGTTCGAACCGCATCTTTTAAACCGGTTTTATCGTAAGCTTCTTTTAATCGGTCGGAATATTTCTTCGTATCCACAAAATGCAATGGATCTTTTGAAGTCATTTTTGCATCTAATTCTTTGAATTTATTGTCGTCAAACAAAATTTCAAAATATTCTTTACTGCCAATTCGCACGTGAAAATCATCATCGGGACTCACCCAAAGATTTTTGGCTAATTCGTCCTGATCAATAATTTTTCCGGTAGGGGATTTATACCAAAGTCCTTTTGGAACGTCTTTTTTATCTTCCGTAGCGGTTTGAATTCCTTTTTCTGTTCTTTTAAACCAAGCCATATTTTGTTGTCTGTTATCTGTTGTCTGTTTTCCGTTGTCGGTTTTCTTAGAGTGTGTTTACGTTGTTTAGGTCAGCAAATGCTTGCTCTAATCTTGTATTGAACGTAACTTCACCTTCGCGAATCCATTTTCTTGGGTCGTAATGTTTTTTGTTTGGAGAATCTGCTCCGTCCGGACTACCGATTTGAGTTTTTAGGTAATCAATTTTGTTTACCATATAATCACGAATTCCTTCCGTAAAGGCAAATTGTAAATCGGTATCAATGTTCATTTTGATTACACCGTATGAAATGGCTTCTCTGATTTCTTCTAATGTAGAACCTGATCCACCATGAAAAACAAAATCAATTGGATTTGAATCGGTATTGAATTTTTTCTGAACAAATTCCTGCGAATTTTTCAAAATAATTGGTGTCAATTTTACATTTCCTGGTTTATAAACGCCGTGCACATTTCCAAAAGCGGCTGCGATGGTAAATTTCGGACTCACTTTCATCAATTCTTCATACGCATAAGCTACTTCTTCCGGTTGAGTGTATAATTTTGAACTATCAACATCTGAATTATCAACACCATCTTCTTCACCACCGGTTACACCTAATTCAATTTCTAAAGTCATTCCCATTTTACTCATTCGAGCTAAATATTCTTTACAAATATGAATATTTTCCTCGATTGGTTCTTCTGATAAATCAATCATATGTGAAGAAAATAAAGGTTTTCCTGTTTCTGCAAAATGTTTTTCGGATGCATCCAATAGACCATCAATCCAAGGCAATAAATTTTTTGCACAGTGGTCTGTATGAAGAATCACTGTTGCTCCGTATGCTTCCGCTAAAGTATGAATGTGTTTTGCACCGGCAATTCCACCTAAAATAGCAGCACGTTGACCCTCGTTTGAAAGACCTTTTCCGGCATTATACGATGCTCCTCCGTTAGAAAACTGAATGATAACAGGAGCATTTAATTTTGCAGCAGTTTCCAAAACTCCATTTATTGTGCTTGAACCGATAACGTTAACTGCCGGTAAAGCAAATCCTTTTTCTTTTGCATAGTTAAAAATTTCCTGAACTTGATCTCCGGTTGCTACACCTGGTTTTATGTTGTGTGCCATTTTGGTTATTATATTAGTTAAGAGAACAAAAATAAGAATTAATCGAGTGAACAAAAAATTATTGACTATAAAATCGATGCTCTTGCGGATAGTTTTTCTAAAAAATTACGATAACGTTTTAGAAAGGATAATTAATTCCAACATTGAAAACGGTATTACTGAAATTATATTCTCTAAACCATCTTTTTCCAACTTCATGTGCCGGATTGTAGGTTTTAAATCCGAAATCGAATCGGGCAACCACAAATCCGAAATCATAGCGAATTCCGAAACCAGATCCCACGGCAATATCTCTCAACGATTCTAATCCGGAAAAAATAAAATCTTCATCTTCCACATTATCCAAAACGTTCCAAATGTTTCCGGCATCTACAAAAAGTGCTCCTCTTAGTTTTCCAAACATTTTAAAACGAAATTCGGCATTCACCAAAATCTTCATATTGGCTTCGTTAAAATCATTTCGGGCTCCACTTCTTCCGGGTCCAAGTCCATAAGGTCGCCAAGCTCTGTTGTCGTTGGAACCTCCTCCAAAGTAACTTCGTGAAAACGGAATGCTATTTGAATTTCCGTAAGGAACGGCTATTCCGAAAAAAGTTCTGGTTGCAAAAACCATGTTGTTTCTCAAATCAAAATGTTTGATATATTCAAATTCACCTTTGAGGTATTGTGAAAATTCAATATCAAAAAAAGTTTTATTCCCATTTGGCCCTGTTGGTTGTTTAGAAGCATCAGCAACAAGTGATAATAAATTTCCGGCAGATTCTCCTTTAATTCTAAAAACATAAAAATTATTGTCTAACAAACTGGTTTTTGTTGTTTTAGAAAAGCTATAACTCGATGCAATGATGAGGTTGTTTTCTGTTAATCTGTTTCTTCGTTCGTTAATACTTCGTATGGCATTAAAATCAGCTTGAGAAGGATTAATGCCTGGCTCATTAAACAAAGCATCATTAATAAAACCGTTTGCACCGTTTGGGATGGTTAAATCTCCGTTTAAATCTAAGTAGCTTGGATTAACTGTGTAATTTTGGGCTATATTGTTCAATGCACCATATGACGAACGATATACATTGAAATAATTGTTTCCGTTGATGTTTTTAATATATTGAATATTGAGTAGGTCAAATCGAACAGAATTATATCTTTTTGGTGTCCAATTATACGTAAGTGCTCCTGTGAAATTCTCTTTATCTAAACCGATATTTTCTTGCTTGGCAAAACCCACACTGATTTGAGTAGATGGAATCATTTCTTTTGGAATAATTCTACCTGTTCGAACGGGAAAAAATAACCTGGGAAAATTCAACCGCATGTCGGCACCGTATTCAGAAAGGTTAAAAAAGGTATTGTCGGGATTGGCTAAATCCTGCGAAGAACCGATGTTTCCTCTTCCTCCAATTTCAAGTGTTTCTGCACCATTAAAAATATTTCGGATAGAAAAGGAAGCGTTTCCTGCCAAACCAAAATCTTGAATATTGGAATGGATAGCATCCAATGAAGCACTAAAACTGTATTTTTTTCTTGGACTTAGGTAAATATTAGCAATCAACGAGCTTGCTAAACTATCTCTAGGATCTATTTCATATTGAATTGACGGATAAGTAAAAACCCTGAAATTATTAAGCGAACGAGAGGTTAAGTTGTTTCTAAAATCGGCATAAGTTCCTCCTTTGCTGATGAAAACCGCATCGGTAATGGCTTTTGGTCTATATTTCAATTTGTCGATACTGTAAAGATTGTAGTTGTTATAAACCACACTATCGGCAATTTTTACTGTGCTTTTTGAAGATGGATTGTCTGTGTAAATATTTACTTCACTGATTTTATAAACTTTAAAAGGAGTTGTAACCAGCGTGTCGCCATCGCGATAAGAATAATCACTAATTATTAAATTTACATTTGCTTTGTTGCCGGTTTTAATTGTATCAATATCAAAATTGATATAATTCTGTTGAAAATTATAGACACCATTGTTTCTAAAATTATTGGTGAGTCGATTTCTTTCCTCTTCAAAATTATCCGATTTATATTGTTGTCCGGTTTTGATAACTGATAAGTTTTCAGTTCGTTTATAAAGCGAATCTAAAACCGGCGATGAAATTTTACGGTTAATACTGTCAAGAATGTATGGATTTCCTAATGTTACAGTGTAAGTAGTTGATGCTTTTTTTGCACTAATTGTATCAATAGCAACCTTAGCATCAACATTAAAATATCCTTCATTAAAGTAATAACCTTTTAGTTTTGTGATTGATTTCTTCGCTTTTAATTCGTCTAAAATAACCGGAGCTTCACCAGTACTTTTCAAAAAGCTATGAATCCCAGAATACCAAAACGATTCGCCTAAACGATAGACTTGTTTAGATGATAAAAACTTTGATGTTCGTTGAAATCGAATTGAATCTTTGATGAATTTTTCTGCAAATAATGAGTCATGATCAGGCTTTGCCCAATTGTAAACATATAAACTGAATGGTAAATTTAGAAAACGAGTGTTTGTTTTTTGAGATAATAATCCGGTAACGTCTTCGTTTTTAACTTTTTTCCCGTCAACAATAACATCCGATTTAGCGAGTAGGTTTTTCCCATCCGGAACTCTTTTTACAGAATCACAGGCATAAAAAAACAGTGCAATTAAAATTATTAATGATATTTTTGCGGAAATCTTTTTCAATTGAATTAGAAATTTAGTTCAAAAGTACATTATTTTATGGTTAGTAAAAACCAAATTAAACGAATTACCGGATTGCACCAAAAAAAGTTTAGAAATGAACAACAACTTTTTATTGCCGAAGGGTTTAAAGTGATTCAGGAATTGTTTCATTCGCATTATGAAATTCAGGAGTTTTATTCTACCGATGCAACATTGCAATTGAATAACGAAGTTAGACCGGACATTATTTCAGAAACCGATTTAAAAAAAATAAGTTGTTTAAAAACGCCTAATACTTGTTTGGCGGTTTTTAAAATAACACCATCAAAATCAATTAAATACGAAGGGTTGACTTTGGTTTTAGATGATATTCGAGATCCGGGAAATTTAGGAACAATAATCCGTTTGTGTGATTGGTTCGGAATCGAGCAATTAATTTGTTCCGAAGAAACGGCAGATGTTTATAATCCAAAAGTAATTCAAGCTACGATGGGCTCAGTTGGTAGAGTAAATGTTGTTTATACTTCTTTGGAAAGTTTTTTAAAGAAAACAGACCAACCCATTTATGGTGCTTTTATGGATGGTGATGTTGTGTACGAAGCGGAATTACCATCCAATGCTGTTTTAATTATGGGAAATGAAGCCAATGGAGTTAGTGCAACTGTTGAAGCTTTGATTCAGAAAAAAATCAGTATTCCACGTTTTGGGAAATTACAAAAAACAGAAAGTCTAAATGTAGCAACAGCAACAGCTATTTTGTTAAGCGAATTTCGAAGAAATTTTAGTGGAAAGTAAAATTTACAAAAAATCCTCTTGTTGACATAGAACCAACTGAAGA
Coding sequences within it:
- a CDS encoding ABC transporter permease produces the protein MLLYLRLLKESFNFAMNALRNNKLRTFLSLLGVTIGIFSIIAVLAAVDSLDQKIKGDLGDLDKNTVYLLRFPFGPSEVPSWKREQFPNVTYEEFEYLKRSLNGVDKIAFNLFTRNENIKFEERTVSSVRVTPTTNEFDGIDGIKIEQGRFFNESESNSGTGVIILGYEVSNGLFDSPEQALGKKVRMYGQRFTVIGVTQKQGFSTFGDSRDNAVFIPMNFIRRLYGENSTMLTPAILIKPEKGIDMEGFKGEITQKLRNFRGLKSSEIDNFFINVLSGFTDMIDEIMGQMNVVGWIISGFSLLVGGFGIANIMFVSVKERTNLIGIQKSLGAKNKFILFQFLFEAVILSVIGGIIGLVMVWLIAMVLSKVLDFEFVLSFANMMLGAGLAGIIGLIAGIIPAISASKLDPVEAIRSGM
- the mreC gene encoding rod shape-determining protein MreC, which translates into the protein MQQIFIFIIKNSTRLLFLLLLVISLLLTIQSHSYHRSKVINSANFVTGGVYERINSVNEYLNLKTENEGLANENARLKSLLYNRKDTTKIIDKELLSSFGNYKVIQSKIINNSYNVHENFLTINSGTAKGVKSDMGVVNSKGIIGIVENTSKNYATVISILNVRSQINAKIKKTSHFGTLTWNGKNTGYVQLIDVPRLASVKKGDTIVTGAQSIIFPENVNIGTIHKIYTDDKTNYFTIDVKLFNDMTSLGHVYIIENIDRKEILELENQNQNE
- a CDS encoding rod shape-determining protein yields the protein MGFFDFMTEDIAIDLGTANTLIIHNDKVVIDSPSIVARDRISGKIIAVGKEANLMQGKTHENIKTIRPLKDGVIADFDASEKMISMFIKSIPALKKRLFTPALRMVVCIPSGITEVEMRAVKESCERVNGKEVYLIHEPMAAAIGIGVDIMQPKGNMIVDIGGGTTEIAVIALGGIVCDKSVKIAGDVFTNDIVYYMRTQHNLFVGESTAEKIKIEIGAAIEELDTPPDEMSVQGRDLLTGKPKQVDVSYREIAKALDKSIQRIEDAVMETLSQTPPELAADIYNTGIYLAGGGSMLRGLDKRISLKTDLPVYIAEDPLRAVVRGTGIALKNINKFRSILIK
- the fbaA gene encoding class II fructose-bisphosphate aldolase, whose protein sequence is MAHNIKPGVATGDQVQEIFNYAKEKGFALPAVNVIGSSTINGVLETAAKLNAPVIIQFSNGGASYNAGKGLSNEGQRAAILGGIAGAKHIHTLAEAYGATVILHTDHCAKNLLPWIDGLLDASEKHFAETGKPLFSSHMIDLSEEPIEENIHICKEYLARMSKMGMTLEIELGVTGGEEDGVDNSDVDSSKLYTQPEEVAYAYEELMKVSPKFTIAAAFGNVHGVYKPGNVKLTPIILKNSQEFVQKKFNTDSNPIDFVFHGGSGSTLEEIREAISYGVIKMNIDTDLQFAFTEGIRDYMVNKIDYLKTQIGSPDGADSPNKKHYDPRKWIREGEVTFNTRLEQAFADLNNVNTL
- a CDS encoding rod shape-determining protein MreD, whose product is MNSTVIINIIRFVLLILAQVAIFSKINFLGYVNPYPYILFILLYPVNSNKNGLLLASFLLGITMDMFNNSGGVHAASCLTLAYLRPSFFKFSFGLSYEYQTVKINERLTPERFSFLLISVLTHHIIFFLLEIFRFSFFWDILLRTILSTIFTLILCILLIYMFKPTKN
- the accD gene encoding acetyl-CoA carboxylase, carboxyltransferase subunit beta, with translation MAWFKRTEKGIQTATEDKKDVPKGLWYKSPTGKIIDQDELAKNLWVSPDDDFHVRIGSKEYFEILFDDNKFKELDAKMTSKDPLHFVDTKKYSDRLKEAYDKTGLKDAVRTAVGKSKGKDLVVCCMDFAFIGGSMGAVVGEKIARGIDYSIKNNVPFVMISKSGGARMMEAAFSLMQLAKTSAKLAQLAEAKIPYISLCTDPTTGGTTASYAMLGDINIGEPGALIGFAGPRVVKDTTGKDLPEGFQTSEFLLEHGFLDFITHRKELKDKVNLYLDLILNEDVR
- the tamL gene encoding translocation and assembly module lipoprotein TamL; translation: MKKISAKISLIILIALFFYACDSVKRVPDGKNLLAKSDVIVDGKKVKNEDVTGLLSQKTNTRFLNLPFSLYVYNWAKPDHDSLFAEKFIKDSIRFQRTSKFLSSKQVYRLGESFWYSGIHSFLKSTGEAPVILDELKAKKSITKLKGYYFNEGYFNVDAKVAIDTISAKKASTTYTVTLGNPYILDSINRKISSPVLDSLYKRTENLSVIKTGQQYKSDNFEEERNRLTNNFRNNGVYNFQQNYINFDIDTIKTGNKANVNLIISDYSYRDGDTLVTTPFKVYKISEVNIYTDNPSSKSTVKIADSVVYNNYNLYSIDKLKYRPKAITDAVFISKGGTYADFRNNLTSRSLNNFRVFTYPSIQYEIDPRDSLASSLIANIYLSPRKKYSFSASLDAIHSNIQDFGLAGNASFSIRNIFNGAETLEIGGRGNIGSSQDLANPDNTFFNLSEYGADMRLNFPRLFFPVRTGRIIPKEMIPSTQISVGFAKQENIGLDKENFTGALTYNWTPKRYNSVRFDLLNIQYIKNINGNNYFNVYRSSYGALNNIAQNYTVNPSYLDLNGDLTIPNGANGFINDALFNEPGINPSQADFNAIRSINERRNRLTENNLIIASSYSFSKTTKTSLLDNNFYVFRIKGESAGNLLSLVADASKQPTGPNGNKTFFDIEFSQYLKGEFEYIKHFDLRNNMVFATRTFFGIAVPYGNSNSIPFSRSYFGGGSNDNRAWRPYGLGPGRSGARNDFNEANMKILVNAEFRFKMFGKLRGALFVDAGNIWNVLDNVEDEDFIFSGLESLRDIAVGSGFGIRYDFGFVVARFDFGFKTYNPAHEVGKRWFREYNFSNTVFNVGINYPF
- a CDS encoding TrmH family RNA methyltransferase; the protein is MVSKNQIKRITGLHQKKFRNEQQLFIAEGFKVIQELFHSHYEIQEFYSTDATLQLNNEVRPDIISETDLKKISCLKTPNTCLAVFKITPSKSIKYEGLTLVLDDIRDPGNLGTIIRLCDWFGIEQLICSEETADVYNPKVIQATMGSVGRVNVVYTSLESFLKKTDQPIYGAFMDGDVVYEAELPSNAVLIMGNEANGVSATVEALIQKKISIPRFGKLQKTESLNVATATAILLSEFRRNFSGK
- the purH gene encoding bifunctional phosphoribosylaminoimidazolecarboxamide formyltransferase/IMP cyclohydrolase, translated to MTTTKTIQSALISVFDKTGLEPIVKQLHSQNVTIYSTGGTEEFIKNLDIPVVPVEEVTSYPSILGGRVKTLHPKVFGGILNRQDNPSDVEEMKAFEIPQIDLVIVDLYPFEKTVASGASESEIIEKIDIGGISLIRAAAKNFKDTVIVASVNEYNYLLDLISSQNGSTTLEQRRHLATKAFHVSSHYDSAIFNYFNTDETVYKESIENGQVLRYGENPHQKGFFFGDFDKMFTKLHGKELSYNNLLDVDAAVNLILEFKENDPTFAILKHNNACGIATRSSMKQAYLDALAGDPTSAFGGVLIANGKIDKETALEINQLFCEVVIATSYDDEAVVILQEKKNRIILIQHEVELPTKQIRTCLNGLLIQDKNNITDNKEGLKTVTLTTPTNQEIEDLLFASKICKNTKSNTIVFAKNGQLIASGTGQTSRVDALKQAIEKANTFGFDLNGAVMASDAFFPFPDCVEIAHHAGITAVIQPGGSIKDELSINYCNENKIAMVFTGTRHFKH